A genome region from Dickeya chrysanthemi NCPPB 402 includes the following:
- a CDS encoding type II toxin-antitoxin system Phd/YefM family antitoxin: MKTYTITEARQNIATVIDTAAGGEPVEIKRRDGTSAVLIPKAEFEAYQKARLDAEFDFIMQRHGHTIKALADR; this comes from the coding sequence ATGAAAACGTATACCATCACTGAAGCCCGGCAAAACATTGCGACGGTCATTGATACGGCGGCCGGCGGTGAGCCGGTAGAGATTAAGCGCCGGGATGGAACTTCGGCTGTACTCATCCCCAAAGCAGAGTTTGAGGCTTATCAGAAAGCCAGATTAGACGCTGAATTTGATTTCATCATGCAGCGCCACGGCCACACCATCAAAGCGCTCGCTGACAGATGA
- a CDS encoding SDR family NAD(P)-dependent oxidoreductase yields MKKTILITGASSGFGLMLANKLHKEGFNVIGTSRQPEKYASKVPFKLIRLDIDDDHSIEAFTQELFAHTRQLDVLVNNAGYMVTGIAEETPIDVGRKQFETNFWGTIKVTNALLPHFRKQKSGQIITVSSIVGLIGPPNLSYYTASKHAVEGYFKSLRFELDQFNINVSMVEPVWFKTNLGDNAFSPTGYTIADYDAYRRQVQAATQKGMDEAEAPDAVVSTIAKLIRTPKPKFSNPVGKMTGMILFLQNYMPKMFEGSILKSVKTAK; encoded by the coding sequence ATGAAAAAAACAATTTTAATTACAGGTGCATCATCGGGTTTTGGCTTGATGCTTGCCAACAAGCTCCATAAAGAGGGGTTCAATGTTATTGGTACCAGTCGCCAGCCTGAGAAATATGCGAGTAAAGTACCCTTTAAACTGATACGTCTCGATATTGACGATGACCATTCCATTGAAGCATTCACACAAGAGTTGTTTGCTCATACCAGACAACTGGATGTACTCGTCAATAATGCAGGTTATATGGTAACAGGCATTGCTGAAGAAACACCGATTGACGTTGGACGCAAGCAATTCGAAACGAATTTCTGGGGCACGATTAAAGTCACAAATGCTCTGCTTCCCCATTTTCGCAAGCAGAAGAGCGGCCAGATCATCACCGTCAGTTCGATTGTCGGTTTAATTGGGCCACCGAATCTGTCTTATTACACGGCCTCAAAACACGCGGTTGAAGGTTATTTTAAGTCCCTGCGTTTTGAGCTGGACCAGTTTAATATCAACGTCAGCATGGTAGAGCCTGTATGGTTCAAAACGAATCTTGGCGATAACGCATTCTCACCGACAGGCTACACTATCGCGGACTATGACGCCTACCGCCGACAGGTACAAGCCGCCACGCAAAAAGGAATGGATGAGGCGGAAGCGCCAGATGCCGTTGTATCAACCATCGCGAAACTTATCCGAACCCCAAAACCGAAGTTCAGTAATCCCGTCGGCAAAATGACCGGAATGATTCTTTTCCTACAAAACTATATGCCGAAAATGTTTGAGGGCTCAATACTTAAAAGCGTCAAAACAGCGAAGTAA
- a CDS encoding helix-turn-helix domain-containing protein, whose product MTTEKAQTLHRRNGTMQDYSIWPGWRLLMQDAGIEASPVLRRAQLPGDLFTRQNVRLDPENFFKLWVAIEAESISVNADTPAALQIAKVMSSDWFDPELFAALCSSNMRCALERMATYVRLIAPMTIKIDRSGIHTTVSIDFMDNTRPPPEVFLIFKLVFFVQLARLATRTPVQPLRVAWPLATETRSDHALAYEAFFGVAAKNSPLATLVFLTEDMERPFLTENHKMWLFFEPSLRQRLADLDQMAGMSERVHSILLETLPAGDVSVQAVSRKLAVSTRTLQRRLQNEGTSFQQILDNVRESLSLHYLRNTNMSSAEISFLLGFEDSNSFARAFQSWTGKTPQAVRGFAE is encoded by the coding sequence ATGACTACAGAAAAAGCACAGACATTACACCGCCGAAACGGCACCATGCAGGATTATTCAATCTGGCCGGGTTGGCGCCTGTTGATGCAGGACGCAGGCATAGAAGCCTCACCGGTTCTGCGTCGCGCGCAGCTTCCAGGGGATCTCTTCACACGCCAAAATGTTCGCCTGGATCCGGAAAATTTTTTCAAGCTCTGGGTTGCTATCGAAGCCGAGTCAATATCTGTCAATGCTGATACCCCTGCCGCATTACAGATAGCAAAAGTGATGTCGTCTGACTGGTTTGATCCCGAGCTTTTTGCAGCACTTTGTAGCTCAAATATGCGTTGTGCTCTCGAGCGGATGGCAACGTACGTCAGGCTCATCGCACCCATGACAATCAAGATAGACCGCTCTGGGATACACACAACAGTCTCAATTGATTTTATGGATAACACCAGGCCGCCACCTGAAGTATTTCTTATCTTTAAACTGGTCTTTTTCGTACAACTTGCACGCTTGGCGACACGTACTCCCGTGCAGCCATTGCGAGTCGCTTGGCCTTTGGCAACGGAGACAAGAAGTGATCATGCACTCGCCTATGAGGCTTTTTTCGGCGTAGCTGCCAAGAATAGCCCGCTGGCTACGTTGGTATTTTTAACTGAAGATATGGAGAGGCCGTTCCTGACGGAAAATCACAAAATGTGGTTGTTCTTTGAGCCCTCTTTGCGTCAGAGATTGGCTGATTTAGATCAGATGGCTGGCATGTCAGAAAGGGTGCACAGTATTCTGCTGGAAACCTTACCGGCTGGGGACGTCTCAGTACAGGCAGTGAGCCGAAAACTTGCCGTCAGCACACGTACACTGCAGCGCAGGCTTCAAAACGAGGGAACGTCTTTCCAGCAAATTCTGGATAATGTGCGTGAATCTCTCTCGCTTCACTATTTACGCAACACCAATATGTCGAGTGCGGAAATCTCTTTTCTACTGGGTTTTGAGGATTCCAACTCCTTTGCCCGAGCATTCCAATCCTGGACTGGAAAGACCCCACAAGCAGTGCGAGGCTTTGCTGAATAA
- a CDS encoding SDR family oxidoreductase, whose amino-acid sequence MNIKGSVALVTGANRGLGAAFARALLAAGASKVYAAARNPLTVMEPGVVPVRLDVTNPDEIDALTRELGDVNILVNNAGIGGSGSILAPSSIDLLRSQFETNAVGPLRMTQAFAPILAAHNGSAIINVISALSWATLPGITGSYSASKAAAWALSNAVRQELKAQGTEVLSLHVAFMDTDMARGVPGDKASPDDIARMTIAALENGQSELLADEVTKSVHAGLTTKPPMYLGVPE is encoded by the coding sequence ATGAATATTAAAGGTTCTGTCGCACTGGTTACAGGTGCAAATAGAGGACTGGGCGCAGCTTTTGCGCGCGCATTACTCGCTGCCGGAGCAAGCAAAGTCTATGCTGCAGCACGCAACCCATTGACCGTTATGGAACCCGGTGTCGTACCAGTACGTCTGGATGTGACCAATCCTGATGAAATTGACGCCCTGACCCGGGAATTGGGCGACGTAAATATATTGGTCAACAATGCGGGGATCGGTGGCTCTGGATCTATTCTTGCTCCCTCATCCATCGATTTACTGCGCAGCCAATTCGAAACCAATGCAGTTGGCCCACTGCGTATGACGCAGGCATTTGCACCGATTCTGGCGGCTCACAATGGTAGCGCCATCATCAATGTGATCTCAGCACTAAGCTGGGCTACACTGCCCGGCATTACAGGGAGTTACAGTGCTTCGAAAGCCGCAGCCTGGGCCTTGAGCAATGCGGTGCGGCAGGAATTGAAAGCTCAGGGAACAGAAGTGTTATCGCTGCATGTCGCTTTCATGGACACCGATATGGCACGTGGCGTACCAGGAGACAAAGCATCACCTGATGACATTGCACGCATGACGATCGCGGCATTAGAAAACGGGCAATCCGAACTCTTAGCGGATGAGGTGACGAAAAGCGTGCATGCTGGGCTCACAACGAAACCACCGATGTATCTTGGCGTGCCTGAATAA
- a CDS encoding nuclear transport factor 2 family protein: MNKAGAVLRQHIILIKEIKMTEVNSNHIPDLITGLPHEAAQAGLKEWHRIVAALDWESLPELLTEDVIFRNPAAIESYHGKETMIAILGAVFSVMKDFTYLRHFGSHTGYVLEFSARVGDDVIFGVDLVEFNQEGKITDFMVMMRPANVVLNLSAEAGKRLAAAQHSAES; encoded by the coding sequence ATGAACAAGGCCGGCGCTGTTTTAAGACAACATATTATTTTAATTAAGGAGATAAAAATGACTGAGGTTAATTCAAATCATATTCCAGACCTGATTACAGGTCTGCCTCATGAGGCAGCTCAGGCAGGACTTAAAGAGTGGCATCGCATTGTTGCGGCGCTGGATTGGGAGAGTCTCCCTGAATTGCTTACCGAAGATGTTATTTTCCGCAATCCAGCGGCGATTGAATCCTATCATGGCAAGGAAACAATGATAGCCATTCTTGGGGCCGTTTTTAGTGTAATGAAAGATTTTACATACCTGCGGCACTTCGGCAGTCACACCGGATACGTCCTTGAGTTCAGTGCCCGAGTCGGCGATGACGTGATATTCGGTGTTGATCTGGTTGAATTTAATCAGGAAGGCAAAATCACCGATTTTATGGTCATGATGCGTCCTGCAAATGTGGTGCTGAATTTATCTGCCGAAGCAGGAAAGCGCCTTGCCGCTGCTCAGCATTCTGCCGAGTCATAA
- the pptA gene encoding tautomerase PptA: MPHVAIKYFPRNLSENVKQDLANDISELLKKHLNAEDKSISVALTEVTPERWKEAVYDIEIGPELDNLTKKPGYTM; this comes from the coding sequence ATGCCACATGTTGCCATCAAGTACTTTCCCCGCAATCTGTCGGAAAACGTCAAACAGGATTTAGCAAACGATATCAGCGAGTTACTCAAGAAGCACCTGAACGCGGAAGACAAGTCTATCTCGGTTGCCTTAACCGAGGTCACGCCAGAGCGCTGGAAAGAAGCGGTTTACGACATCGAGATCGGTCCGGAACTGGATAACCTCACCAAAAAACCGGGATATACGATGTAA
- the yiaY gene encoding L-threonine dehydrogenase produces the protein MSSAFYIPALNLMGEGALEEAARQIQLQGFKHALIVTDGVLNKIGVAASVQQLLKKYQVDSAIYDGVQPNPTVANVDAGLKILKANNSDCVVSLGGGSSHDCAKGIALLAANGGEIADYEGVDVSAKPQLPLIGINTTAGTASEMTRFCIITDEVRHVKMAIVDKNVTPVMSVNDPVLMVGMPASLTAATGMDALTHAIEAYVSTAANPITDAVAIKAIELIRDHLRDAVKDGKNMVAREQMAYAQFMAGMAFNNASLGYVHAMAHQLGGFYNLPHGVCNAVLLPHVERYNASVAAARLKDVALALGVDVSGMDDKQGAEAAIVAISQLASDVGIPTGLKDLGVKEEDFDILADNALKDACGLTNPKKATHAEIVGIFAAAF, from the coding sequence ATGAGCAGCGCATTTTACATTCCCGCCTTAAATCTGATGGGCGAAGGTGCATTAGAGGAAGCGGCAAGGCAGATTCAGTTGCAGGGTTTCAAACACGCCTTAATCGTCACGGATGGCGTGCTGAATAAAATCGGTGTTGCGGCTTCCGTGCAGCAATTGCTGAAAAAATATCAGGTCGATAGCGCCATTTATGATGGCGTGCAGCCTAACCCGACCGTTGCCAACGTGGATGCCGGTCTGAAAATTCTCAAAGCGAACAACAGCGATTGCGTCGTCTCGCTGGGTGGCGGCTCCTCCCATGACTGCGCCAAGGGGATTGCCCTGCTGGCGGCCAATGGCGGCGAAATCGCCGACTATGAAGGTGTGGATGTGTCCGCCAAGCCGCAACTGCCGCTGATCGGTATCAACACCACGGCAGGCACCGCGTCTGAAATGACCCGTTTCTGCATCATTACCGATGAAGTGCGTCACGTGAAGATGGCGATCGTTGATAAGAACGTGACGCCGGTGATGTCCGTCAATGATCCGGTGCTGATGGTCGGTATGCCGGCGTCGCTGACGGCCGCCACCGGTATGGATGCGCTGACCCACGCGATTGAAGCGTATGTCTCGACGGCAGCTAACCCGATTACCGATGCCGTGGCGATTAAAGCGATTGAATTGATTCGCGACCATCTGCGCGATGCGGTGAAAGACGGTAAAAACATGGTGGCGCGTGAACAGATGGCGTATGCCCAGTTCATGGCAGGCATGGCGTTTAATAACGCCTCGCTGGGTTATGTCCATGCGATGGCGCATCAGTTGGGCGGTTTCTACAATCTGCCGCACGGGGTATGCAACGCCGTGCTGCTGCCGCATGTAGAGCGTTATAACGCCAGTGTGGCCGCCGCCCGCTTGAAAGACGTGGCGCTGGCACTCGGTGTTGATGTCAGCGGGATGGATGATAAACAGGGGGCCGAAGCGGCGATTGTTGCCATCAGCCAACTGGCGAGCGATGTCGGGATTCCGACAGGCCTGAAAGACCTGGGCGTGAAAGAAGAAGACTTCGATATTCTGGCCGATAACGCGCTGAAGGATGCCTGCGGTTTGACTAACCCGAAAAAAGCCACTCACGCGGAAATCGTCGGAATTTTTGCCGCCGCGTTCTGA
- a CDS encoding methionine synthase: MKTLLPTSTAGSLPKPSWLAEPEKLWSPWKLQNEELIEGKKDALSLSLFDQLRAGIDIVSDGEQTRQHFVTTFIEHLSGVDFEKREVVKIRNRYDASVPTVVGAVARQKPVFVEDAKFLRQLTRQPIKWALPGPMTMIDTLYDNHYKSREKLAWEFAKILNQEAKELEAAGVDIIQFDEPAFNVFFDEVNDWGIAALERAIEGLKCETAVHICYGYGIKANTDWKKTLGSEWRQYEEAFPKLQTSAIDIISLECHNSRVPMDLLELIRGKKVMVGAIDVATNTIETPDEVANTLRKALQFVDADKLYPSTNCGMAPLSRRVATGKLNALSAGADIVRKELSAK; encoded by the coding sequence ATGAAAACATTGCTACCTACCTCGACTGCGGGCAGTTTACCCAAGCCCTCCTGGCTCGCAGAACCTGAGAAACTGTGGTCCCCCTGGAAATTACAAAACGAAGAATTAATCGAAGGGAAAAAAGACGCCCTGAGTTTGTCGCTGTTTGATCAACTGCGTGCAGGTATTGATATTGTCAGCGATGGCGAACAGACACGCCAACACTTTGTCACCACGTTTATTGAGCACCTTAGCGGCGTGGATTTTGAGAAACGTGAAGTCGTTAAAATTCGTAATCGCTATGACGCGAGCGTACCGACGGTTGTCGGTGCGGTGGCGCGTCAAAAACCCGTTTTTGTTGAAGATGCCAAATTCTTACGTCAACTCACCAGGCAACCCATTAAATGGGCCTTGCCGGGGCCGATGACGATGATCGATACGCTCTATGATAACCACTATAAAAGCCGCGAAAAGCTCGCCTGGGAATTTGCCAAAATACTCAATCAGGAAGCGAAAGAATTAGAGGCTGCGGGTGTCGATATTATCCAGTTTGATGAGCCGGCATTTAATGTTTTCTTTGATGAGGTGAATGACTGGGGTATTGCCGCGTTAGAACGAGCCATTGAAGGGCTGAAATGTGAAACGGCTGTACATATTTGCTATGGCTATGGCATCAAGGCCAATACCGATTGGAAAAAGACGCTGGGATCAGAGTGGCGGCAATATGAAGAAGCCTTTCCCAAACTGCAAACATCGGCTATCGATATCATCTCGCTGGAATGCCATAACTCGCGTGTTCCGATGGATCTGCTGGAACTGATTCGCGGTAAAAAAGTCATGGTAGGGGCCATTGATGTGGCAACCAATACCATTGAAACACCAGATGAAGTCGCCAATACGCTACGAAAAGCACTTCAGTTTGTCGATGCCGACAAGCTCTATCCTTCAACCAACTGCGGCATGGCCCCGTTATCTCGTCGGGTAGCCACAGGCAAGCTCAATGCGTTAAGTGCAGGCGCAGACATCGTCCGCAAAGAGCTTTCGGCTAAATAA
- a CDS encoding YciI family protein codes for MKNYLCKWIPPRADFLATMSAEEREWMGQHGIFLNKLFDQGIIVAHGPVIDDGDGYGVSLYQIADNQDIASFTSQDPIVKNGVGHYEHYVMLHLVSRH; via the coding sequence ATGAAAAACTATTTATGCAAATGGATCCCTCCACGTGCTGATTTTCTCGCAACCATGTCCGCTGAAGAGCGGGAGTGGATGGGGCAGCATGGCATTTTTTTAAATAAGCTGTTTGACCAGGGCATTATCGTCGCACATGGTCCTGTGATTGATGACGGCGATGGTTATGGCGTCTCGCTTTATCAAATCGCAGACAACCAAGATATTGCCTCATTCACCTCACAAGACCCGATCGTAAAAAATGGTGTGGGCCATTATGAGCACTACGTCATGCTTCATCTGGTCTCACGTCATTAA
- the narI gene encoding respiratory nitrate reductase subunit gamma → MHYLNLFLFDIYPYIAGAVFLAGSWLRYDYGQYSWRAGSSQMLDKKGMRLASNLFHIGILGVLGGHFVGMMTPHWMYESFLPLDVKQKMAMLGGGACGVLTLVGGMLLLKRRLTNPRVRATSTAGDILILSLLVIQAALGLLTIPFSAQHMDGSEMMKLVNWAQAVVTFRGGASAYLDDVAFIFRVHLVLGMTLFVLFPFCRLVHIWSAPVEYLTRRYQLVRNRR, encoded by the coding sequence ATGCATTACCTCAATCTGTTTTTATTCGATATCTACCCTTACATCGCCGGTGCGGTTTTTCTGGCAGGCAGTTGGCTGCGTTATGACTACGGTCAGTACAGCTGGCGTGCCGGTTCCAGCCAGATGCTGGACAAAAAAGGCATGCGGCTGGCGTCAAACCTGTTCCACATCGGCATCCTGGGTGTACTGGGCGGCCACTTTGTGGGCATGATGACGCCGCACTGGATGTACGAATCGTTCCTGCCGTTGGATGTAAAACAGAAAATGGCGATGTTAGGCGGCGGTGCTTGCGGCGTGCTGACGCTGGTCGGCGGTATGTTGTTGCTGAAACGGCGGCTGACCAACCCGCGGGTGCGCGCAACATCCACCGCCGGCGATATTCTGATCCTGTCATTACTGGTGATTCAAGCGGCGCTGGGGCTGTTGACCATCCCGTTTTCCGCGCAGCACATGGACGGCAGCGAGATGATGAAGCTGGTGAACTGGGCGCAGGCGGTGGTGACATTCCGCGGCGGCGCATCGGCTTATCTGGATGACGTGGCCTTTATTTTCCGCGTGCATCTGGTGTTGGGGATGACGTTGTTCGTGCTGTTCCCATTCTGCCGTCTGGTGCATATCTGGAGTGCGCCGGTTGAATATCTGACCCGCCGTTACCAACTGGTCAGGAATCGCCGTTAA
- a CDS encoding type II toxin-antitoxin system death-on-curing family toxin, with the protein MKWVSAQDVIDFHDRILQVLPGVVGMADPGRAEALIYRVQNRLYYEGVTELFELAATYWVTIARGHIFNDGNKRTAFLVTMTFLRRNGILIVDNDNSLEELTIKAATGECLVSELAEQLRQRVEK; encoded by the coding sequence ATGAAATGGGTGAGTGCGCAGGACGTCATTGACTTTCATGATCGTATTTTGCAGGTGTTGCCTGGTGTGGTGGGTATGGCTGATCCTGGTCGGGCTGAGGCGTTGATTTATCGAGTACAAAACCGTCTTTATTATGAAGGTGTGACCGAACTGTTTGAGCTGGCGGCGACGTATTGGGTAACTATTGCTCGTGGTCATATTTTTAATGATGGCAATAAACGCACTGCTTTTTTGGTTACCATGACATTTTTGCGTCGCAATGGCATATTGATTGTTGATAACGACAATTCGCTGGAAGAACTCACCATTAAGGCGGCAACCGGAGAATGCCTGGTATCGGAACTCGCCGAACAATTAAGACAACGGGTGGAAAAATAA
- the narJ gene encoding nitrate reductase molybdenum cofactor assembly chaperone, translating into MISLRVIARLLEYPDAELWQQRQDILDALEQADELPLRQSAQLLQFIGDFYQGDLLDRQARYSELFDRGRALSLLLFEHVHGESRERGQAMVDLLAQYREVGLELDCRELPDFLPLYLEYLTLREPQAARDGLRDIAPILTLLAERLRQRGSDYALLLELLLTLAACEPSSDAVAAKVAQETRDDTPQALDAVWEEEQVRFLADAGCAPAQQTRHQRRFADAVAPHYLNLDASPVKGDC; encoded by the coding sequence ATGATCAGTCTTCGCGTTATCGCCCGGCTGCTGGAGTACCCGGATGCGGAACTGTGGCAACAGCGCCAGGACATACTGGACGCGCTGGAGCAGGCCGACGAGTTGCCGTTGCGCCAAAGCGCGCAGTTGCTGCAATTCATCGGCGACTTTTATCAGGGCGACCTGCTGGACCGGCAGGCGCGCTACAGCGAGCTGTTTGATCGCGGTCGTGCGCTGTCATTGCTGCTGTTTGAACACGTCCATGGCGAATCGCGTGAGCGTGGTCAGGCGATGGTGGATTTGCTGGCGCAATACCGTGAGGTCGGGCTGGAGCTGGATTGCCGCGAACTGCCGGATTTCCTGCCGCTGTATCTGGAGTATTTGACGTTGCGCGAGCCGCAGGCGGCGCGTGATGGGCTGCGTGATATTGCGCCGATCCTGACGCTGCTGGCGGAACGTTTACGTCAGCGCGGCAGCGACTATGCCCTGTTGCTGGAGCTGTTGCTGACGCTGGCGGCGTGCGAGCCGTCAAGCGACGCGGTGGCGGCGAAGGTGGCGCAAGAAACACGCGACGATACGCCGCAAGCGCTGGATGCGGTATGGGAAGAGGAGCAGGTCCGCTTTCTGGCCGACGCGGGCTGCGCCCCGGCGCAACAGACCCGTCATCAGCGTCGGTTCGCCGACGCGGTGGCGCCGCACTACCTGAACCTTGACGCTTCACCGGTCAAAGGAGATTGCTGA
- a CDS encoding ABC transporter ATP-binding protein, translating to MKTYVSFKNIQKTYDGDRLVVKNLNLDIQEGEFLTMLGPSGSGKTTSLMMLAGFETPTQGEILLRDTPLHNLPPHQRGIGMVFQNYALFPHMTVAENLAFPLSIRRMNRSDIKEKVDRVLDRVKLTNLADRYPAQMSGGQQQRVALARALVFEPRLVLMDEPLGALDKQLREHMQLEIKELHRALELTVVYVTHDQSEAMTMSDRVAVFNDGIIQQMDSPSDIYERPQNAFVAQFIGENNTLLGMQSGSDGEYYQAQLDDGTELKALKVRPSSPGRKIHLCIRPERVKVNAGVLPDGAQQVRARIQQFIYLGDHVRIMTEVAGQPQFMVKLPASDVNPGWQIGSEIQLSWQPEHLRALDAVVTQ from the coding sequence ATGAAAACCTACGTCAGCTTCAAAAATATTCAAAAAACCTACGATGGCGACCGTCTGGTGGTTAAGAATTTGAATCTGGATATTCAGGAAGGCGAATTTTTGACCATGCTGGGTCCGTCCGGCTCCGGCAAAACCACCAGTTTGATGATGCTGGCCGGGTTTGAAACGCCGACGCAGGGTGAAATCCTGCTGCGTGATACCCCTTTGCATAACCTGCCGCCGCATCAACGCGGCATCGGCATGGTGTTTCAGAACTATGCGTTATTCCCGCATATGACGGTAGCGGAGAACCTGGCATTTCCACTGTCCATTCGCCGCATGAACCGCAGCGACATCAAAGAGAAAGTGGACAGAGTGCTTGACCGCGTCAAGCTGACCAATCTGGCCGACCGCTACCCGGCGCAAATGTCCGGTGGCCAGCAACAGCGTGTGGCGTTGGCCCGGGCGCTGGTCTTTGAACCACGTCTGGTGCTGATGGATGAACCGCTGGGCGCGCTGGACAAACAGCTACGCGAACATATGCAACTGGAAATCAAGGAACTGCACCGGGCATTGGAACTCACCGTGGTGTACGTCACCCACGATCAGAGCGAAGCCATGACCATGTCGGACCGGGTGGCCGTCTTCAACGACGGGATTATTCAGCAGATGGACAGCCCCAGCGACATCTATGAACGCCCACAGAACGCGTTCGTGGCGCAGTTCATCGGTGAAAACAATACGCTTCTCGGTATGCAGTCCGGCAGCGACGGCGAGTATTATCAGGCTCAGTTGGACGACGGCACCGAACTAAAGGCGCTGAAAGTACGCCCCAGTTCTCCGGGCAGAAAAATCCATCTGTGCATTCGCCCGGAGCGGGTAAAGGTTAACGCCGGCGTACTGCCGGACGGCGCCCAGCAGGTTCGTGCGCGTATTCAGCAATTTATCTATCTCGGCGATCACGTGCGCATAATGACCGAAGTAGCCGGTCAGCCGCAATTTATGGTGAAACTCCCGGCCAGCGACGTAAACCCAGGCTGGCAAATCGGCAGTGAAATCCAGTTATCGTGGCAACCGGAACACCTGCGCGCACTGGACGCCGTGGTGACACAGTAA
- a CDS encoding DUF1852 domain-containing protein, whose product MTKNFTFTIKSSSFDENYNPSENTRITTNFANLARGTSRQENLRNTLVMIDNRFNTLAYWDNPKGDRYSVELEIISVDLHLANNDGTFPAIEILKTNIIDKKTNQRIEGIVGNNFSSYVRDYDFSVLLLDHNKNQSEFSIPDNFGDLHGNIFKHFVNSKEYKEVFNKPPVICLSVSSKETYHRTGNQHPVLGIEYQPNGSSLTEKYFEKMGLQVRYFMPKNSVAPLAFYFSGDLLSDYTDLELISTISTMETFQKIYRPEIYNANSAAGQYYQPDLNHQDHSLTKIVYDREERSQLAIKQGKFTEEHFIKPYKHILEQWSAHYAL is encoded by the coding sequence ATGACTAAAAATTTTACATTTACGATTAAGAGCAGTAGCTTCGACGAGAACTATAACCCCTCCGAAAATACGCGCATCACCACCAACTTTGCGAATTTGGCCAGGGGAACGAGCCGCCAGGAGAACTTACGCAACACATTAGTGATGATCGATAATCGCTTCAATACACTGGCGTATTGGGATAACCCTAAAGGTGACCGTTATTCTGTCGAACTTGAAATCATCTCTGTTGACCTGCATCTTGCCAATAACGACGGCACCTTCCCAGCCATTGAAATATTAAAAACCAATATCATTGATAAAAAAACCAACCAACGCATTGAAGGTATTGTAGGCAATAATTTTTCTTCTTACGTGCGAGATTATGATTTTAGTGTATTGCTGTTAGATCATAATAAGAACCAATCCGAATTTAGCATTCCAGATAATTTTGGCGATTTGCATGGCAATATATTTAAACATTTCGTCAATTCGAAAGAATACAAAGAGGTTTTTAATAAACCGCCGGTAATATGCTTAAGTGTTTCCAGTAAAGAAACCTATCATCGAACTGGAAACCAACATCCGGTATTGGGCATCGAATACCAGCCCAATGGTTCTTCTTTGACCGAAAAATATTTCGAAAAAATGGGGCTGCAGGTTCGCTACTTTATGCCGAAAAATAGCGTTGCGCCTTTGGCTTTTTATTTTTCTGGTGATTTACTGAGTGATTACACTGATCTTGAGCTTATCAGTACCATCAGCACGATGGAGACTTTCCAAAAAATTTACCGACCTGAGATTTACAATGCTAACTCTGCAGCAGGGCAATACTATCAACCCGACCTGAATCACCAGGATCATTCATTAACAAAAATTGTTTATGATCGGGAAGAGCGCAGCCAGTTGGCGATTAAGCAAGGGAAGTTTACTGAAGAGCACTTCATCAAGCCGTACAAACATATTCTTGAGCAATGGTCAGCCCATTACGCGCTTTGA